The Huiozyma naganishii CBS 8797 chromosome 6, complete genome genome includes a window with the following:
- the IPI3 gene encoding chromatin-binding/pre-rRNA-processing protein IPI3 (similar to Saccharomyces cerevisiae IPI3 (YNL182C); ancestral locus Anc_2.73) — protein sequence MDEQVVFTTNNSGCVSNVHSFEQANLRQCNVGAKNSAVLVGADHLFVAQGQKALINVYDVSGSTKRESVEQRLPLPESVNCLEVVDSIPSIHEGVSGVDGVQHQLGAFHLPYLLLASTESGKLYVWELNSGVLLNVKQMAHYQNITKIKSVLGGKYIITSGMDSRVIVWQTVDLVSQEDPKPVAVIHDHTLPVTDFEVSCTSGAHLTTSGLKLFTTSLDSTVRCYDLNLCGNDGKMKYDSAASAVKLVATFSLPHAVHALALDPADRAIYLGTADGCYQLALYYKLNGTQMANLTQLSNNTNKGKLYSVLELNTAMTQDRNALFSMGQLVMEKVIDYSVEVLRVSLDGTVLLVGDSQGRVSITEIYSKQILRTLQALTTQDTLAGKVTNILLNVYSTEERDRLSTVLGSGDSHNSHHNTNKIPNLQRSMYDRSKLGQLHEIWFQTGAEIPSATAAIEDATPLSDLDAYLDHAKQQELVFQTVDRTGSEQIRQQTPGASASASGSAASPEEVARLQEQVHKLTEAYKELRSINETLLRDRV from the coding sequence ATGGACGAACAGGTAGTGTTCACCACGAACAACAGCGGGTGTGTGTCCAATGTGCACTCATTCGAGCAAGCAAATCTGAGACAGTGTAATGTCGGTGCGAAGAACAGTGCCGTGCTTGTAGGTGCTGACCATCTTTTTGTGGCGCAAGGCCAGAAGGCGCTGATCAACGTCTACGATGTCAGCGGGTCCACGAAGAGAGAGTCTGTCGAGCAGCGGCTGCCCCTACCGGAGAGTGTCAACTGTCTGGAGGTGGTCGACTCGATACCGTCCATACATGAGGGTGTCTCTGGTGTAGATGGGGTCCAGCACCAGTTGGGGGCGTTCCATCTGCCGTATCTGCTCCTGGCATCTACGGAGTCCGGAAAGCTGTACGTGTGGGAATTGAATTCTGGTGTATTGCTGAACGTCAAGCAGATGGCACACTACCAAAATATCACCAAGATAAAATCCGTCCTAGGTGGGAAGTACATTATAACGAGCGGGATGGATTCGCGTGTCATCGTGTGGCAAACCGTCGATCTCGTCTCGCAGGAAGATCCCAAACCCGTCGCCGTGATTCACGACCATACTCTCCCAGTCACCGATTTTGAAGTATCGTGTACCTCGGGGGCGCATCTCACCACTTCCGGATTAAAGTTGTTCACCACATCGTTGGATTCGACGGTTAGGTGTTACGATCTGAACCTGTGCGGGAACGACGGGAAGATGAAGTATGATAGTGCTGCCAGCGCAGTAAAATTGGTAGCCACTTTCTCCCTGCCACATGCTGTCCACGCACTAGCATTGGACCCCGCGGACAGAGCCATCTATCTCGGCACTGCGGACGGTTGTTACCAGTTGGCGCTCTACTACAAGCTGAACGGGACACAGATGGCCAATCTCACACAATTAAGTAACAACACCAACAAGGGCAAGCTCTACTCTGTGCTAGAACTGAACACAGCGATGACCCAGGATCGGAACGCGCTGTTCAGTATGGGCCAACTCGTCATGGAGAAAGTGATCGACTACTCCGTGGAGGTGCTGCGTGTATCGCTCGACGGCACGGTCCTGTTGGTGGGGGACTCCCAAGGGAGGGTATCCATCACGGAGATATACTCTAAACAGATCCTGCGGACTCTACAGGCGCTCACCACACAGGACACACTCGCGGGGAAGGTCACAAATATTCTACTCAACGTGTACAGTACGGAGGAGCGTGACAGATTGTCTACAGTGCTCGGCAGTGGAGACTCTCATAACAGCCACCACAATACGAACAAGATACCGAACCTGCAGAGGTCAATGTACGACAGAAGCAAGCTCGGACAGCTTCACGAGATATGGTTCCAGACGGGCGCGGAGATCCCATCTGCAACTGCGGCAATCGAAGACGCCACGCCGCTGTCGGATCTCGACGCATACCTGGACCACGCCAAGCAACAAGAACTTGTGTTCCAGACCGTGGACCGGACAGGATCCGAGCAGATCCGCCAACAGACACCAGGCGCAAGTGCGAGTGCAAGTGGAAGCGCGGCGTCCCCAGAGGAGGTCGCCCGCCTGCAGGAGCAAGTCCATAAGTTAACCGAGGCCTACAAAGAGTTGCGCAGCATCAACGAGACGCTGCTGCGGGACCGAGTCTGA
- the PBR1 gene encoding putative oxidoreductase (similar to Saccharomyces cerevisiae YNL181W; ancestral locus Anc_2.74), which translates to MPLNIIGTAIFEGTDSIPYFHTIKKVAPYVLASVLVKYWSRGPSNTWERKLHGKVYLVTGATSQGMGTSVVHQMARLGAQLIFLTREIDEWSIEWLEGFKEETDNELVYFEKCDLADLYQVRKFATKWLDNSPPRRLDGVIVMSGDMEPLGVPKFAPPVRKLSADGLELQMATNFAGVFHLLDLLQPSFKAQPPDRDVRIIVSTCWLQVLGDIRVEDPLWQKGAYKSALKFFSSSKLQLALCMLELQRRINTGISENAEEKKIERSGKNVKVCVVQPGTMRSQSLRRVLSNGSVFLLLTLYCVLLYPFLWLFTKSGRRGAQSVLYALNTPELEEVNLKDDRAKYVVDCSIVKFARKEFEDPELQKQLYENTSRDILALEKKMAKKRKSAGVKR; encoded by the coding sequence ATGCCACTGAACATTATTGGGACGGCGATCTTCGAGGGGACAGACAGCATCCCGTACTTCCACACgatcaagaaagtggcaCCGTATGTGCTTGCCTCGGTGCTGGTCAAGTACTGGTCGCGGGGTCCGAGCAATACGTGGGAGCGGAAGCTGCACGGGAAGGTGTACCTTGTGACTGGTGCCACGTCGCAGGGGATGGGCACTTCTGTGGTGCACCAGATGGCGCGGCTTGGTGCGCAGTTGATCTTTCTAACGAGGGAGATCGACGAGTGGTCTATTGAGTGGCTGGAAGGGTTTAAAGAGGAGACGGATAACGAGCTGGTGTATTTTGAGAAATGTGACCTGGCAGACTTGTACCAAGTGAGAAAGTTCGCGACCAAATGGCTGGATAACTCGCCCCCAAGGAGGCTTGACGGTGTGATTGTGATGTCCGGAGACATGGAGCCCCTCGGGGTGCCCAAGTTTGCCCCACCTGTGAGAAAGCTCTCCGCGGACGGGCTGGAGTTGCAAATGGCTACGAACTTTGCCGGGGTGTTCCACCTGTTGGACTTGTTGCAACCGAGTTTTAAGGCGCAACCGCCGGACAGGGACGTACGAATCATTGTGTCGACTTGCTGGCTGCAGGTGTTGGGAGATATCCGCGTGGAGGACCCCTTGTGGCAGAAGGGTGCTTACAAGAGCGCGCtcaagttcttctccagtAGTAAACTGCAACTGGCGCTGTGTATGTTGGAATTGCAGAGGCGGATCAACACTGGGATCAGCGAGAATgcggaggagaagaagatcgagAGGAGTGGGAAGAACGTGAAAGTGTGTGTTGTACAACCGGGCACGATGCGGTCGCAGAGTCTACGGCGTGTGCTGAGCAACGGGTCCGTGTTCCTCCTGCTGACACTGTACTGTGTGTTGCTGTATCCCTTCCTTTGGTTGTTCACTAAGAGTGGTCGTCGTGGTGCGCAGAGCGTGCTTTACGCGCTGAACACACCGGAGTTGGAGGAGGTGAATTTGAAGGACGATCGGGCCAAGTACGTTGTGGACTGTTCGATAGTGAAGTTTGCACGTAAGGAGTTTGAGGATCCCGAGTTGCAGAAGCAGTTGTACGAGAACACGAGCAGGGATATATTAGcattggagaagaagatggcGAAGAAACGGAAGAGTGCCGGTGTCAAGCGGTGA
- the RHO5 gene encoding Rho family GTPase RHO5 (similar to Saccharomyces cerevisiae RHO5 (YNL180C); ancestral locus Anc_2.75): protein MRSIKCVIIGDGAVGKTSLLISYTTNTFPTDYVPTVFDNYTTTISVKPAGPSASPKNSTVSASQAKNAAPASALQNEQHFKLNLWDTAGQEEYDRLRPLSYPQTDIFLICFSVSEQSSFQNVREKWLPELMQHANIQSSDFYVKHNQYPILLVGTKADLRDDPKEEQKLKDMNTDFVQQEQVQKMVQEERFLGYVECSAVTQSGINEIFQTAVRRIAFPPTTTTTQETLDQQGKAGTPSILSDRQQKTATPAPMGGGTEKVDPTVKNDNEKKKSVPKVAPATKTESDTTPAVKTQHTRKQGPATGHTASRTGKKNTAPDKKKSKKSKKKFKCTIL from the coding sequence ATGAGATCCATAAAGTGCGTGATCATCGGGGATGGGGCTGTCGGTAAAACGTCCCTGCTTATATCGTACACCACAAACACGTTCCCGACAGACTACGTGCCAACGGTATTCGATAACTACACAACTACCATCTCGGTCAAGCCAGCGGGGCCAAGTGCGTCGCCGAAGAACAGCACTGTGTCCGCCTCACAGGCGAAGAACGCCGCACCGGCCTCCGCTTTGCAAAATGAACAGCACTTCAAGTTGAATTTGTGGGATACTGCGGGGCAAGAGGAGTACGATAGGCTGAGACCGCTGTCGTACCCGCAGACAGACATCTTCCTCATCTGTTTCTCAGTCTCAGAACAGTCCAGTTTCCAAAACGTGAGGGAGAAGTGGCTCCCAGAACTGATGCAGCATGCAAACATACAGTCCTCGGACTTCTACGTCAAGCACAACCAGTACCCGATCCTCCTCGTGGGGACAAAGGCCGATTTGAGAGATGACCCGAAGGAGgagcagaaactgaaggatATGAATACAGATTTCGTACAGCAGGAACAAGTACAGAAGATGGTTCAAGAGGAACGGTTTTTAGGGTACGTGGAGTGTTCAGCGGTGACTCAGTCCGGTATTAACGAGATTTTCCAAACCGCTGTCAGGAGAATCGCGTTCCCAcccacaacaacaacaacacagGAGACGCTGGATCAACAAGGTAAAGCGGGGACCCCCAGTATACTGTCGGATAGGCAACAGAAGACAGCGACGCCTGCACCTATGGGTGGTGGGACCGAGAAGGTGGACCCAACGGTGAAGAACgacaacgagaagaaaaagagtGTACCAAAGGTGGCACCCGCCACTAAGACGGAAAGTGACACGACACCCGCGGTAAAGACGCAGCATACACGGAAACAGGGGCCCGCAACGGGACACACGGCCAGTAGGACGGGGAAAAAGAACACTGCCCCGGataagaagaagtcgaagaagagTAAGAAGAAATTTAAGTGTACTATACTGTAA
- the KNAG0F01280 gene encoding uncharacterized protein encodes MVQKSFKLCELQSAFASLSMGPPQRGNNKSRKTKQNKIKKHVLWMHGCTVTQSYTRTPPPRPRPSPLPFGLPSSALLFPKGGDRALRSYSRPLRQPLVYPCRARRHHYQCPDRDGPPIVPRPLSAPLTNPTTVPPGVNPIMSRRTMAPRQSVAPRKQKAAQKRARGTAPAPPPEPAVPSHTHTRTQDRPPENTPQHRGKIGITRRQGGGERERDNAAQYNTRASPSLAVSAAVVHREQRTFILAHPRYTTVLLLLLLLHPQPPQTAVTLKS; translated from the coding sequence ATGGTacagaaaagtttcaaactGTGCGAGTTGCAATCTGCATTTGCGTCACTGTCCATGGGGCCTccccaaagaggaaacaacaaatcaagaaaaacaaaacaaaacaaaatcaaaaaacatGTTTTGTGGATGCACGGATGCACAGTCACTCAGTCTTACACCCGCACCCCCCCGCCCAGACCCAGACCCTCTCCCCTGCCCTTCGGACTGCCGTCGTCCGCTTTGCTCTTCCCAAAAGGGGGTGACCGCGCTCTGCGCTCATACTCGCGCCCATTGCGTCAACCCTTGGTATATCCGTGTCGCGCGCGACGGCACCATTATCAATGTCCGGACAGAGACGGGCCCCCCATTGTCCCGCGGCCCTTGTCCGCACCCCTCACGAACCCCACCACGGTCCCGCCGGGTGTTAATCCGATTATGAGCAGGAGAACAATGGCCCCCCGGCAAAGTGTCGCGCCACGGAAACAAAAAGCCGCACAGAAACGCGCGCGGGGAACGGCTCCTGCGCCACCGCCTGAGCCCGCTGTGCCttcacacacacacacccgCACACAGGACCGCCCCCCGGAGAACACGCCGCAGCACCGGGGAAAAATCGGAATTACCCGCAGGcagggggggggggaacGAGAGAGGGACAATGCAGCACAATACAATACGCGAGCAAGCCCGTCCCTCGCCGTTAGCGCAGCGGTTGTGCACAGGGAACAACGAACATTCATACTGGCACATCCACGCTACACTACTGTACTACTACTTCTACTACTGCTGCACCCTCAGCCTCCTCAGACAGCGGTAACTCTAAAATCGTGA
- the RPS3 gene encoding 40S ribosomal protein uS3 (similar to Saccharomyces cerevisiae RPS3 (YNL178W); ancestral locus Anc_2.76), which produces MVALISKKRKLVADGVFYAELNEFFTRELAEEGYSGVEVRVTPTKTEVIIRATRTQEVLGENGRRINELTLLVQKRFKYAPGTIVLFAERVQERGLSAVAQAESMKFKLLNGLAIRRAAYGVVRYVMESGAKGCEVVVSGKLRAARAKAMKFADGFLIHSGQPVNDFIDVATRHVLMRQGVLGIKVKIMRDPATNTKGPKALPDAVTIVEPKDEEPVLVASVNDYRPAAQETEQAPAQSEEAPVAEASA; this is translated from the coding sequence ATGGTTGCCCTAATCtccaagaagagaaagcTTGTTGCCGACGGTGTTTTCTACGCCGAATTGAATGAATTCTTCACCAGAGAGTTGGCCGAAGAAGGCTACTCCGGTGTCGAGGTCAGAGTCACCCCAACCAAAACCGAGGTCATCATCAGAGCCACCAGAACCCAGGAGGTCCTAGGTGAAAACGGGAGAAGAATCAACGAATTGACCCTTCTAGTCCAGAAGAGATTCAAGTACGCTCCAGGTACCATCGTTCTTTTCGCCGAAAGAGTCCAAGAGCGTGGGTTGTCCGCCGTCGCTCAGGCTGAATCCATGAAgttcaagttgttgaacGGGTTGGCGATCAGAAGAGCCGCTTACGGTGTCGTCAGATACGTCATGGAATCCGGTGCTAAGGGTTGTGAAGTGGTCGTCTCCGGTAAGTTGAGAGCCGCTAGAGCCAAGGCCATGAAGTTCGCTGACGGGTTCTTGATCCACTCCGGTCAACCAGTCAACGACTTCATCGACGTCGCCACCAGACACGTCTTGATGAGACAAGGTGTCCTAGGTATCAAGGTCAAGATCATGAGAGACCCTGCCACCAACACCAAGGGTCCAAAGGCCTTGCCTGACGCTGTCACCATCGTCGAGCCAAAGGACGAGGAACCCGTCTTGGTCGCCTCCGTCAACGACTACAGACCAGCCGCCCAGGAGACTGAACAAGCCCCAGCTCAGTCTGAGGAAGCTCCAGTCGCTGAAGCCTCTGCTTAA
- the MRPL22 gene encoding mitochondrial 54S ribosomal protein uL22m (similar to Saccharomyces cerevisiae MRPL22 (YNL177C); ancestral locus Anc_2.78), whose product MIRIGSTVRSAPAARLFHSSVRALNGGSLFGLLTPQGSSKESAAVSSVTNRLQLAMESDETDSDAVSAGRKLVTLETDKPLQEFIKAQRPMERPATELLLSPLRKRIYDAVCEKNGGFYKRGTTVSLDGLKHKLDLTKAEIDALEPSVYTQSYRIKSTMKKATMFLRKFRGVDLKKGITQCHFAQQQLGRDVGDLLERAMTDAKKLGLDADDLYIAQIWTGSDGSWVKRIDHKGRGRMGIIRHRYIHVKCVLRTKSVTKRRLAYERELKLDARKPWVQLADKPIRGVTGGVYKW is encoded by the coding sequence ATGATACGCATAGGCAGCACGGTGCGAAGTGCTCCCGCGGCACGCCTGTTCCACAGCAGCGTGCGGGCGCTGAACGGGGGGTCTCTTTTCGGGTTGTTGACTCCGCAAGGTTCCTCGAAGGAGTCTGCTGCGGTGAGCAGTGTGACGAACCGGCTGCAGTTGGCGATGGAGTCCGATGAGACGGATTCCGATGCGGTCTCCGCGGGGAGAAAGCTGGTCACTTTGGAGACGGATAAGCCACTACAAGAATTCATCAAGGCACAGCGACCCATGGAGAGGCCCGCGACGGAGTTGCTTCTTTCCCCGTTGAGAAAGCGTATCTACGACGCCGTCTGTGAGAAGAACGGCGGATTCTACAAGAGGGGAACCACCGTGAGTCTTGATGGTTTGAAGCACAAGCTGGATCTGACGAAGGCGGAGATCGACGCATTGGAACCATCCGTGTACACGCAATCGTACCGTATCAAGTCGACGATGAAGAAGGCTACAATGTTTCTGAGGAAGTTCCGCGGTGTCGACCTGAAGAAGGGGATCACGCAGTGTCATTTCGCGCAACAACAGCTTGGTAGGGACGTTGGTGACTTACTCGAGCGTGCGATGACGGATGCGAAGAAGCTTGGATTGGACGCGGACGACCTGTACATCGCGCAGATATGGACAGGTAGCGATGGTTCGTGGGTGAAGCGGATTGACCACAAGGGCCGGGGCCGGATGGGTATTATCCGTCACAGGTACATCCACGTCAAGTGTGTGTTGCGGACGAAGAGTGTGACGAAGCGGAGACTCGCTTATGAGAGGGAATTGAAGCTCGATGCGAGGAAACCGTGGGTGCAATTGGCCGACAAGCCGATCAGAGGTGTCACTGGCGGCGTTTATAAGTGGTGA
- the TDA7 gene encoding Tda7p (similar to Saccharomyces cerevisiae YDL211C and YNL176C; ancestral locus Anc_2.79): MAYNGTGPGIPPPSTDIVSELQQSITSGAVDPAVYTLLPTSLTAQSSFELQNLPYSSSVAVPTPSSTPVDVSEVSQVTGGDLFTSSSNSINQYSQYVPSPTDSTNHQPTTSSITSSEAYVIPDITSSSYVTASSSSVEDTTWSQILSAFENDTAQWSLADLLTSTEPTTSSYEPPLTSSFLSSGMPVIHKSSLPGRSELDESLAARSTSIIYSSSIPTATSSSLAQLVVSSSSWYSTPVSSTPVFSSATLSSSLSRSAPSSSIKRITSILSLPPLTSQYLNSSLTTTTISSLSPSSSSSAPPFSSSSAVFYNSTSELPFAATEPTSTSDDFTSSATAVSSSTSLYSVSDASKAFYYIYQQPYVFTDTTTTFTTDLPKTTSIMKGRSQSFVVPSSTVTAPVKAYKKWLDGGGLDDSSSSGPTAHSKTGTIVGSVVGSVGGVLLCAVLIWFVMFRRRKHLRLRKESSPSLEGFHHGLGRRTYNYNATALSRDTQNKETSPQRDPFKREFDFNHRGEMSQRPAAPPIPPPRKTVPTGTTPSNGQPLRHPLPMADETHARFSYMSSEYGSSMDSSEINDSLSTASSSLRLGTRHDSGVPRNGNQGFLREII; the protein is encoded by the coding sequence ATGGCTTATAACGGTACGGGACCCGGTATCCCGCCTCCATCGACAGATATAGTGTCCGAGCTACAACAGAGTATTACAAGTGGTGCCGTTGATCCCGCGGTATACACGTTGTTGCCCACGAGTCTGACCGCTCAGAGCTCTTTTGAACTCCAAAATTTACCATATTCCTCCTCGGTTGCTGTTCCTACTCCAAGTAGTACCCCAGTAGATGTCTCAGAAGTTTCACAGGTTACCGGTGGGGATTTGTttaccagcagcagcaactctATCAATCAATATTCTCAGTATGTGCCATCGCCTACGGATAGCACAAATCACCAACCAACTACAAGCAGTATAACGTCTTCCGAAGCGTACGTGATACCGGATATCACTAGCTCAAGTTATGTCACTGCCAGTAGCAGTTCTGTGGAGGACACTACCTGGTCGCAGATATTGTCTGCGTTTGAGAATGACACTGCGCAGTGGTCTTTAGCTGACTTATTGACGTCTACGGAACCCACTACGAGCTCTTACGAACCACCATTAACAAGCAGCTTTTTATCGTCTGGTATGCCCGTTATTCATAAATCTTCATTACCGGGGAGGTCCGAGCTAGATGAAAGTTTAGCAGCCAGATCCACGAGCATAATCTATTCCTCGTCGATACCGACAGCCACTTCTTCATCGTTGGCTCAATTGGTTGtgtcctcgtcatcgtgGTACTCGACTCCGGTATCCTCGACTCCGGTATTCTCATCAGCAACATTATCGTCATCGTTATCACGGTCGGCACCATCTTCATCCATAAAGCGAATAACTTCGATACTATCGCTTCCACCATTGACATCCCAGTACTTGAATAGTTCAttgacgacgacaacgatATCCTCCCTGTCaccatcttcttcctcttctgccCCCCCATTTTCTTCGTCCTCTGCGGTATTCTATAATTCCACATCCGAGTTACCCTTTGCTGCAACTGAGCCCACCTCAACATCCGATGACTTTACGAGCTCCGCTACGGCGGTATCGTCATCCACAAGTCTGTACAGCGTGTCTGATGCATCAAAGGCGTTTTATTACATCTACCAGCAACCATACGTCTTCACAGATACGACGACCACATTTACGACCGATTTGCCCAAAACAACATCAATCATGAAGGGTAGATCGCAGTCATTTGTAGTCCCCTCGTCGACTGTAACGGCGCCAGTCAAAGCGTACAAGAAGTGGCTCGATGGCGGTGGGCTCGATGACTCATCGTCGAGCGGGCCCACGGCTCACTCCAAAACGGGGACTATCGTTGGAAGTGTAGTAGGAAGTGTTGGTGGAGTGCTGCTCTGTGCGGTACTGATCTGGTTTGTGATGTTCAGACGGAGGAAACACCTACGGTTGAGGAAGGAAAGTAGTCCATCACTGGAGGGGTTCCACCACGGGCTTGGCAGACGCACATACAACTACAACGCGACAGCCCTGTCACGAGATACACAAAACAAGGAAACTTCACCTCAGAGGGACCCCTTCAAGCGGGAATTCGATTTCAACCACAGAGGCGAGATGTCTCAGAGGCCCGCCGCGCCGCCAATACCACCACCAAGAAAGACCGTGCCCACGGGTACCACTCCGAGCAACGGACAGCCGCTACGGCACCCGCTGCCAATGGCGGACGAAACGCACGCGAGGTTTTCGTATATGTCCTCGGAGTACGGGTCCTCGATGGACTCGTCCGAAATCAACGACTCTCTGTCCACTGCATCGTCCTCGCTGCGTCTCGGGACGCGGCACGATAGTGGAGTGCCAAGAAACGGGAACCAGGGGTTTCTGAGGGAGATCATATAG
- the NOP13 gene encoding Nop13p (similar to Saccharomyces cerevisiae NOP13 (YNL175C); ancestral locus Anc_2.80), with translation MTVKDEKVDKKEKPLKKEKKEKKDKVDKKEKKDKKVDKVDAEKKEKKEKVNKKEDVEKALIDSTKKRKAEDEIEIDLESSIPLSKKQKRLLRRGKISLDELNAKYNIDPASISQFNKEQKDKEGDGDKKEDVNKFSVWIGNMSFDTTRDDLIKFVVGKTKELEDEESRIPEADILRVKLPLASNGGKQIKNKGFCYMDFKTETQMKSAIALSENQLNGRNLLIKDSKSYVGRPDKNDLVSMSKNPPSRILFCGNLSYTTTEELLKAHFQHCGEIIKIRMATFEDSGKCKGFAFVDFKTEEGATNALKDKACRKIAMRPLRMEYGEDRSKRQVRRRPEDEKKPAFDLPPDNYQQERAPQQEERRERPAARTFSNNRGHRPGQMASNNRLKSSVALSSAQRGSAAIVPSQGKKVKFD, from the coding sequence atGACTGTTAAGGACGAGAAAGTGGATAAAAAGGAGAAGCCactgaagaaggagaagaaagagaagaaggacaaggTAGacaagaaagagaagaaggataagAAAGTGGATAAGGTAGacgcagagaagaaggagaagaaggagaaagttAACAAAAAGGAGGATGTCGAAAAAGCTTTGATTGATTCtacaaagaagagaaaggcCGAGGATGAAATTGAAATCGACTTAGAGAGCTCTATCCCTCTatccaagaaacagaagagactGTTGAGAAGAGGTAAAATTTCTCTAGATGAACTAAATGCCAAATACAACATCGATCCTGCCTCCATCTCGCAGTTCAACAAGGAGCAAAAGGATAAAGAAGGCGATGGtgacaagaaggaagaCGTCAATAAATTCAGTGTCTGGATTGGTAATATGTCCTTCGACACAACAAGAGACGATCTGATCAAATTTGTGGTGGGAAAAACgaaggaattggaggaCGAAGAAAGCAGAATCCCAGAGGCGGATATCCTGAGAGTCAAATTGCCCTTGGCTAGTAACGGCGGTAAACaaatcaagaacaagggTTTCTGTTACATGGATTTCAAGACAGAAACACAAATGAAATCGGCCATTGCGCTTTCCGAAAATCAATTGAATGGTAGAAATTTGTTGATCAAGGATTCGAAGAGTTACGTGGGGAGACCGGACAAAAACGATTTAGTGAGTATGTCTAAAAACCCACCTTCAAGAATCCTGTTCTGTGGTAACCTCTCCTACACTACTACTGAAGAGTTGCTGAAGGCCCACTTCCAACACTGCGGTGAAATTATCAAAATCCGTATGGCCACTTTTGAGGATAGTGGTAAATGCAAAGGTTTTGCATTCGTCGATTTCAAGACCGAAGAAGGTGCCACAAACGCCTTGAAGGACAAGGCTTGTCGGAAGATTGCCATGAGGCCATTAAGAATGGAGTATGGTGAGGATAGAAGTAAGAGACAGGTCAGAAGGAGACCGGAAGATGAGAAGAAACCAGCGTTCGACTTGCCTCCTGACAATTACCAACAGGAACGAGCCCCACAgcaagaagagagaagagagagaccAGCAGCCAGAACGTTTAGCAACAACAGAGGCCATAGACCTGGACAAATGGCATCGAACAACAGGCTGAAGAGTAGTGTAGCCTTATCTTCCGCCCAAAGAGGTTCTGCCGCCATTGTCCCATCTCAAGGTAAGAAAGTCAAGTTTGATTGA